The proteins below come from a single Alosa sapidissima isolate fAloSap1 chromosome 23, fAloSap1.pri, whole genome shotgun sequence genomic window:
- the lipt1 gene encoding lipoyltransferase 1, mitochondrial, which translates to MITRTLWHMCLKTGGQPWFTLRFHSTVPAVFEDGSKAGFIIKSVSTNIFENLALEDWIHDNIDLQKRSILYIWRNTPTVVIGRHQNPWQECNLKMMRNIGIPLARRRSGGGTVFHDLGNINMTFFTSKKKYDRHRNLSVVTNALKKLRPELDVQSTERFDILLNGQYKISGTAAKLGRNSAYHHCTLLCSADRSVLSSVLKSSSQGIKSNATPSVPSPVKNLFDEDSTLDSDTIMTALACQYNDEFGYDSVVYAVHPGDEECWPGIQNMAQELQTWEWVYGKTPKFSVCTSFDIQSESSRANVMLNLDIKNGIIENCVIGMTTEWLPKNLLEEFSSFVKGCKFCPNEMPALITAFLRTAPMGAESSSKMYSLCEKFVENM; encoded by the coding sequence ATGATTACGCGGACTTTATGGCACATGTGCTTGAAGACTGGAGGCCAGCCTTGGTTCACGTTACGATTTCACAGCACAGTGCCAGCTGTTTTTGAAGATGGCAGTAAAGCAGGCTTCATCATCAAATCAGTGTCAacaaatatttttgaaaatttgGCTTTGGAGGATTGGATTCACGATAACATAGATCTTCAAAAGCGAAGCATACTCTATATCTGGAGGAACACACCGACCGTTGTTATCGGCAGACACCAAAACCCATGGCAGGAATGCAATCTCAAAATGATGAGAAATATTGGGATACCACTTGCAAGGAGACGCAGTGGGGGTGGCACGGTTTTCCACGATTTGGGCAACATTAACATGACGTTCTTTACGTCTAAGAAAAAATACGACAGACACAGAAATCTCTCTGTAGTGACCAACGCCTTAAAAAAGCTGCGACCAGAGCTAGATGTGCAGTCAACTGAGAGATTTGACATTTTACTCAATGGACAGTACAAAATCTCCGGAACTGCTGCCAAACTGGGTCGCAATTCTGCCTATCATCACTGTACGTTGCTGTGTTCTGCAGATCGATCTGTGCTGTCATCAGTACTTAAAAGTTCTTCTCAGGGAATCAAAAGCAATGCAACTCCAAGTGTTCCATCTCCTGTGAAAAACCTTTTTGACGAAGACTCTACTTTGGACTCTGACACCATTATGACAGCTCTGGCGTGTCAATACAACGATGAATTTGGATACGATAGTGTTGTTTACGCTGTTCATCCAGGTGACGAGGAGTGTTGGCCAGGTATTCAGAACATGGCCCAAGAACTTCAGACTTGGGAGTGGGTTTACGGGAAAACCCCTAAGTTTAGTGTTTGCACTAGTTTCGATATCCAAAGTGAGTCATCGAGAGCCAATGTCATGTTAAATCTGGACATAAAGAATGGTATCATAGAAAACTGTGTAATAGGCATGACCACAGAGTGGTTGCCGAAAAATCTATTGGAAGAGTTTAGCTCATTTGTAAAGGGGTGCAAGTTCTGTCCGAATGAAATGCCAGCGCTGATCACAGCGTTCTTGAGAACAGCACCCATGGGTGCAGAATCGTCTTCCAAAATGTATAGCCTGTGTGAGAAATTCGTTGAAAACATGTGA